The DNA segment GTTAAATGCTGCCTTAGGAGGAACGGTTCTACAAGACATTGAAACGAATAATTCTAATGCAATCAATCATTATCAACAGGCGGCGAGACCTGAACCTACGCATGAAATTCAGATTGATAATCAGAGTCGGTTATATCAAATTTTCAATCGTTCAAATATTCGAGTTAACAGTATGCATCACCAGGCCATTGACCAACTTGCCCCTAATCTTAAACCAGTAGCTTTCGCTCCAGATGGTATAATTGAAGCCGTCGAGGGAGTTAACGGAACCTCACTGTTGTGGGGAATTCAATGGCATCCTGAAGAAATGGCTAGTGAAGATCCAAGTATGGTGCAACTATTTAAAGAGTTTGTAACTGAGTGTACA comes from the Halobacillus shinanisalinarum genome and includes:
- a CDS encoding gamma-glutamyl-gamma-aminobutyrate hydrolase family protein produces the protein MKQLTRPVIGITSSTVNHNNIPSINLHERYIRSVIQAGGIPAVIPTGTEEGMAEVWCSICSGIILSSGEDVDPNSYQAEPYPKIQKTNGKRDKLEIELVKNAQKQTKPILALCRGITMLNAALGGTVLQDIETNNSNAINHYQQAARPEPTHEIQIDNQSRLYQIFNRSNIRVNSMHHQAIDQLAPNLKPVAFAPDGIIEAVEGVNGTSLLWGIQWHPEEMASEDPSMVQLFKEFVTECTNK